The Candidatus Hydrogenedentota bacterium genomic interval TCTTGGCCAGCCCACCGCGCTGCTTAAGATGTACCAGGAGAAAGCCGTGCCGGTGGCACGGGCGGCGAAGCTGTCAGCGGAAGAACTCAAGGACAAAATAGTCACTGGCGTGTTGCATCGCGACCTCGAGAAGACAGAACTGTGTGATGAATATCAGCAATTGGTCGATTCGCTCGCGGAAAGGAAACAAAAATGAAGAAGGGTTCCTTGCTCGACTTCCTGACGCTGCCTGACCGGTACGAAATGCGCTTGTCGGGTTCCGGCGGACAAGGCATGATGCTCGCGGCTACGATTCTCGCCGAGGCCATCGGCGCGGACCCCGCCAGAAACGTCACGCAGACGAAGTCCTACGGTCCCGAGGCCCGCGGCGGCGCTTCCAAGGCCGACCTGGTTGTCTCCCCGGGCAAAATCTATTATCCGAAGGCCCTCAAGCTGGACCTGCTCCTGGCCATGACCCAGGAGTCTCTGGACAAGTATTATCCCGACCTGAAAGAAGGCGGAACCCTGATTGTGGACGAGACGCTCGTCTCCACCGTTCCGGCTGAAAGCTACTTCAGTGTGCCCCTGACTCAGTTGGCCCGCGAGGAAGTACAGAACATCGTGGTGGCGAACATGATCGCGCTCGGGGCGATTGCAGCCATCACGGAGGTCGTGCCCGCGCACACGCTGCTCGAAGCGGTGCTCGCCCGGGCGCCGCGCGGCACGGAAGAAGCGAACCGGCATGCCGTTGAAGTGGGTCTCCGCGAGGGTTTGGCCCACAAGGAACGGGGACCCGTCTCGGCGGTCGCGGCGCTCAAGACCAAAGCGAAGCCAAAGAGCGCCGCTAAAGCGGCTTCGGCGATATTGTTCCCTCAACTACAGTGCGAACAGGGGCTTACCTGACCGCAAAGGCGCCAGGCAGCGCGTCTCCGGGTCAGATGCTAAACGTCAGGCCACACCCCTGCGACAGCGACGCCTCCTGCTCCAGCAGGTCGGCAAAGGAAGTGCTGTCATAGACGCCAAGCATAGCTTGATGTGCCCGCTCCCACATTGGCAAGAACGGACAGCTTTGCTGCATCGGACAGTGTTCCTGCAGCTTGCCCCCCAGGCAGCTCACGGGTACCAGGGA includes:
- a CDS encoding 2-oxoacid:acceptor oxidoreductase family protein, coding for MKKGSLLDFLTLPDRYEMRLSGSGGQGMMLAATILAEAIGADPARNVTQTKSYGPEARGGASKADLVVSPGKIYYPKALKLDLLLAMTQESLDKYYPDLKEGGTLIVDETLVSTVPAESYFSVPLTQLAREEVQNIVVANMIALGAIAAITEVVPAHTLLEAVLARAPRGTEEANRHAVEVGLREGLAHKERGPVSAVAALKTKAKPKSAAKAASAILFPQLQCEQGLT